A region of Marnyiella aurantia DNA encodes the following proteins:
- the ribD gene encoding bifunctional diaminohydroxyphosphoribosylaminopyrimidine deaminase/5-amino-6-(5-phosphoribosylamino)uracil reductase RibD — MSWQKKATGETYPNPLVGSVIVSGNRIIGEGYHHKAGEAHAEINAINSVSEPELLKKSTIYVSLEPCAHYGRTPPCAEAIVKSGIRKVVIGARDVHHKVDGKGIKILQDAGIEVISGILEKECRELNKRFFTFHEKKRPYIILKWAESGDGFLDRGFTPAQISNNLVNQFTHQLRADEHAILIGSTTALRDNPGLTVRNVPGKNPLRILVDPNLKVPHHLNIFNAEAPTIVFNLLEHKNDENIRLIKISSENLLEQILETLYGLEIQSVIIEGGRYTLQQFIDAGLWDEAFRIRNPNLKFGQGTGAPILHGEPLSTKIYRDNMIEFYKN, encoded by the coding sequence TTGAGCTGGCAAAAAAAAGCGACCGGTGAAACCTACCCAAATCCTTTGGTGGGAAGTGTGATTGTTTCAGGCAACCGTATCATTGGCGAAGGTTATCATCACAAGGCAGGCGAAGCTCATGCCGAAATCAATGCTATAAATTCCGTTAGCGAGCCTGAACTTTTGAAAAAGTCAACCATTTATGTTTCACTGGAACCTTGCGCACATTATGGCCGCACACCACCCTGCGCGGAGGCGATCGTGAAATCAGGAATCAGAAAAGTGGTTATAGGTGCGCGAGATGTTCACCACAAAGTGGACGGTAAAGGAATTAAAATCCTGCAGGATGCGGGCATTGAAGTCATCTCAGGTATTCTGGAAAAAGAATGCCGCGAACTTAATAAACGTTTCTTTACCTTTCATGAAAAAAAACGCCCCTACATCATACTGAAATGGGCAGAATCTGGCGATGGTTTCCTGGACCGCGGGTTTACACCGGCACAAATCTCCAATAACCTGGTGAATCAGTTTACACACCAACTCCGAGCCGATGAACACGCTATACTGATTGGTTCTACCACTGCACTTCGCGATAATCCCGGCTTAACGGTACGGAATGTTCCCGGCAAGAACCCTCTTAGAATACTGGTGGATCCAAACCTTAAGGTCCCACATCATTTAAACATATTTAACGCTGAAGCACCTACCATTGTCTTCAACCTGCTGGAACATAAAAATGATGAAAATATAAGGCTGATTAAAATCAGCTCCGAAAATCTGTTGGAGCAAATCCTGGAAACTCTGTACGGCCTGGAAATACAGTCTGTAATTATAGAGGGTGGACGTTATACATTACAGCAATTCATCGATGCCGGATTATGGGACGAAGCTTTCCGTATCCGTAACCCAAACCTGAAATTCGGCCAGGGAACAGGCGCACCCATACTGCATGGCGAACCGTTGAGCACAAAGATCTACAGAGATAATATGATCGAATTTTATAAGAATTGA
- a CDS encoding DUF349 domain-containing protein has product MTPEPSHSENEEIKSATEGQPETVSESSTEQNGGAGQEATAANTSVSPDTAEIATDESNSDQDDSSIPNQSEIPLEAPATDTQPAPVEEPEVAAAPASSPSDEMESADQTNALSENPAGRAHIIEDDLSGLSLTQIFDRMEKLINSKDGGADFKQFAKLREEASRIIHDETEDKKQEMAASGTGEEDFAYEHPAKAKLSGLSNIYREKQDEFHKQQDQEQAKNLETRQSVIERLKNLYTQSEVGTNFFREIREIKEAWSNAGQVPKSEFKLLNNNYFHHLNQFYQMLDMNKEYLEQEYAHNLEKREHIIARARELENEPSVQKALNELQYLHKLWKEEAEPVAEEFREKTWQVFKEISNKVHERRTELSSQIEGEQNANLEKKNSIIDQIKKLVNPEKDPNHNYWQNAIKQVEELRTEFLKTGSVPRKISNQNWNDFKQVLRTFNNKKNDFYKGLKNSQQHNLDEKLKLIETARQHMNTEDWETAIPLFKKLQEDWKKIGHVPRSMTNKVWDEFRNSCNVFFENYRAKNDAGGDNWKENYKKKKALLDDLSEVTDAEGSVEKIEQIKNSWNSIGKVPREKLSINTDFNRILREKMKLNKIHDYELKEEGLSENQVTDKARKIKNQIADLEAEIVKLENNLGFFHNPSPDNPLLKDTFKKIEEKKSQLESMKQSLHHMITGE; this is encoded by the coding sequence ATGACACCGGAACCATCCCACTCCGAGAACGAAGAAATTAAATCTGCTACCGAAGGACAGCCGGAAACAGTGTCCGAATCATCAACTGAGCAAAACGGCGGTGCCGGGCAGGAAGCTACGGCTGCAAATACATCAGTTAGTCCGGATACAGCTGAGATTGCAACCGATGAAAGCAACTCAGATCAGGACGACAGTTCTATTCCGAACCAATCCGAAATTCCTTTAGAAGCTCCTGCCACAGACACCCAGCCTGCGCCTGTGGAAGAACCGGAAGTGGCTGCAGCGCCTGCATCTTCACCTTCAGATGAAATGGAGAGTGCTGATCAGACGAACGCTTTATCTGAAAATCCTGCCGGGAGAGCTCACATTATTGAAGATGATTTATCGGGTTTAAGTCTGACACAAATCTTTGACCGCATGGAGAAACTCATCAACAGTAAAGACGGTGGTGCGGATTTTAAGCAGTTTGCTAAATTACGTGAGGAAGCCTCCAGGATTATCCATGATGAAACTGAAGATAAGAAGCAGGAAATGGCAGCATCGGGAACTGGTGAAGAAGATTTCGCGTATGAACATCCCGCTAAAGCTAAGCTCTCCGGCCTGTCTAATATTTACCGAGAAAAGCAGGATGAATTTCATAAGCAGCAGGACCAGGAGCAGGCAAAGAACCTGGAAACGCGCCAGTCCGTCATTGAACGTTTGAAAAACCTCTATACTCAGTCTGAGGTAGGTACTAATTTTTTCCGCGAAATACGCGAAATAAAAGAAGCCTGGAGTAATGCCGGCCAGGTACCAAAATCCGAATTTAAACTGCTTAACAATAATTACTTCCATCATCTTAACCAGTTCTATCAGATGCTGGATATGAACAAGGAGTATCTGGAGCAGGAATATGCTCATAATCTTGAAAAACGCGAGCATATTATTGCACGGGCCCGGGAACTGGAAAACGAACCTTCCGTGCAGAAAGCACTGAATGAGCTTCAGTACCTCCATAAACTTTGGAAAGAAGAAGCAGAACCTGTAGCTGAAGAGTTTCGCGAAAAGACCTGGCAGGTCTTCAAGGAAATATCCAACAAAGTACATGAGCGCCGCACCGAGCTGAGCAGTCAGATTGAAGGGGAACAAAATGCAAATCTGGAGAAAAAGAACAGTATTATTGATCAGATAAAGAAACTTGTTAATCCCGAAAAAGATCCCAACCACAACTACTGGCAGAATGCTATAAAACAGGTAGAGGAACTTCGCACTGAGTTTTTGAAAACAGGAAGTGTTCCGCGTAAGATTTCCAACCAGAACTGGAATGATTTCAAGCAGGTCCTGCGCACCTTTAACAATAAGAAAAATGACTTCTACAAGGGACTTAAGAACAGTCAGCAGCATAATCTGGACGAAAAGCTGAAGCTTATAGAGACTGCCAGGCAGCACATGAACACTGAGGATTGGGAAACGGCTATCCCACTCTTCAAGAAACTCCAGGAAGACTGGAAGAAAATCGGTCACGTTCCACGCAGTATGACCAACAAAGTTTGGGACGAGTTCCGCAATTCCTGCAATGTTTTCTTTGAAAATTACAGAGCCAAAAATGACGCCGGCGGCGATAACTGGAAAGAAAACTATAAAAAGAAGAAAGCACTTCTGGACGACCTCTCCGAAGTGACTGATGCTGAAGGCAGCGTGGAAAAAATTGAACAGATCAAAAACTCCTGGAACAGTATCGGCAAGGTACCACGGGAGAAGTTATCCATTAATACAGATTTTAACAGGATACTAAGGGAAAAAATGAAACTGAACAAAATCCATGACTACGAACTTAAGGAGGAAGGATTATCCGAGAATCAGGTTACTGATAAAGCGAGAAAAATAAAGAATCAGATTGCCGATCTGGAGGCTGAAATTGTTAAACTGGAAAATAATCTTGGCTTCTTCCACAATCCTTCACCCGATAATCCGTTATTAAAAGATACCTTCAAAAAAATTGAGGAAAAGAAATCCCAGCTTGAATCCATGAAGCAAAGTCTGCATCATATGATAACCGGCGAATAA
- a CDS encoding shikimate dehydrogenase family protein, producing MSAEKKYGLIGRNISYSFSKKYFTEKFRLLQLDNHSYDIYELGEISEIEELCRANGLSGFNVTIPYKEEIIPYLNSLSEEAVQIGAVNTVVVCGGKTKGYNTDAAGFEKTLLKLKQENHQSALILGNGGAAKAVKYVLRSHGIPYETVYRKGNLNFDTLTAENVSKHSIIIQTTPVGTFPNVNDSVAFPFEALSPEHLVIDLIYNPPQTAFLSEAAARGSVISNGQLMLEQQAEKAWEIWSSTSDEL from the coding sequence ATGAGCGCTGAAAAAAAATATGGTCTCATCGGCCGCAATATATCTTATTCTTTTTCCAAAAAATACTTTACAGAAAAATTCAGACTGCTTCAACTGGATAACCACTCTTATGATATTTATGAGCTGGGTGAGATTTCAGAAATCGAAGAACTTTGCAGGGCGAATGGCCTGTCTGGCTTCAACGTAACTATACCTTATAAAGAGGAAATCATTCCTTATCTGAACAGTTTAAGCGAAGAGGCGGTGCAGATAGGTGCCGTAAATACGGTTGTCGTTTGCGGTGGAAAAACGAAAGGGTACAATACAGATGCAGCGGGTTTTGAGAAAACATTGCTGAAACTGAAACAGGAAAATCACCAGTCAGCACTTATTTTGGGAAATGGCGGCGCAGCTAAAGCTGTAAAGTATGTATTACGTTCGCACGGCATTCCGTATGAGACTGTATACAGAAAAGGCAACCTGAATTTCGATACCCTTACTGCAGAAAACGTTTCCAAACACAGCATCATCATTCAAACTACCCCTGTTGGCACGTTCCCAAATGTAAATGACAGCGTTGCTTTTCCTTTTGAAGCACTGTCGCCTGAACATCTGGTAATTGACCTTATTTATAATCCACCACAAACGGCTTTTCTAAGCGAGGCGGCAGCCAGGGGTTCCGTTATATCCAACGGGCAGCTTATGCTTGAGCAGCAGGCAGAAAAAGCCTGGGAAATCTGGAGCAGTACATCAGATGAACTGTAA
- a CDS encoding endonuclease has translation MKKSSVIFILSLFFGLLSAQPPAGYYSSATGTGAQLKTQLSTIITNGHSDMGYSGLWTGYLTTDRDYFYENDGTILDIYSENVTGPDPYTFTPITEQCGNYSNEGDCYNREHIVPQSLFNEDSPMKNDIHFVRATDGKVNGMRNNFPFGLVGAASFTSLNGSKLGVSVSPGYGGTVFEPIDAFKGDVARMIFYFVTRYENQLSNFATGNMLGGSAYPGLQTWQLQQLLIWHAQDPVSPIEVARNNASYAFQGNRNPFIDNPQWVNTIWGVSDNIAPTAPTGLTAGTATSSSVLLNWTAATDNIAVAGYDIYVNGVYHSTVSGTSATVSGLAPTTTYTFYVVAKDLAGNVSPASNSVTATTPAGTPGGSCGTETFDAMPANSSGYAVRTWTSNNTTWTATDARTDQTINGRAITIRNGNLTSSSVTGGIKSITVTTQLKFGGSAGTFNLRINGNIVGTIPYSGTPDTSVTTTVDNLNITGNAVISITDNSAAGNRVAFDDLSWTCYTLGTSETTTAPTLIIYPNPVINDVLFVSGPELKKVLKADIYSLDGRLIQTIARPFLSSDRIKLNNLKSGVYVLSLDSISFKFIVK, from the coding sequence ATGAAAAAGTCTTCAGTTATATTTATTCTGAGCCTGTTTTTCGGCCTGCTTTCCGCACAGCCACCTGCCGGCTATTACAGCAGCGCTACCGGTACCGGGGCACAGTTAAAAACTCAGCTAAGTACCATTATTACAAACGGTCATTCGGATATGGGATATAGCGGTCTCTGGACTGGCTATCTGACCACCGACCGTGATTATTTTTACGAAAACGACGGTACAATCCTGGACATATATTCAGAGAACGTTACCGGCCCGGATCCCTACACCTTTACTCCGATAACTGAACAGTGTGGTAATTACTCCAATGAAGGCGACTGCTACAACCGCGAACATATTGTTCCACAAAGCCTGTTTAACGAGGACAGCCCGATGAAGAACGACATTCATTTTGTGAGAGCAACGGACGGTAAGGTTAATGGGATGAGGAACAACTTTCCTTTTGGACTGGTGGGTGCCGCCAGCTTTACATCCTTAAACGGCTCTAAACTGGGCGTATCCGTTTCCCCGGGATATGGCGGAACTGTTTTTGAGCCAATAGATGCTTTCAAAGGCGATGTGGCGCGGATGATCTTTTATTTCGTAACTAGATATGAAAACCAGCTTAGTAACTTCGCCACCGGTAATATGCTTGGCGGATCTGCATATCCGGGTCTGCAAACGTGGCAACTGCAACAATTGCTGATTTGGCACGCACAGGATCCTGTTTCACCAATAGAAGTCGCAAGGAATAATGCCTCCTACGCGTTCCAGGGAAACAGAAATCCTTTTATTGACAATCCTCAATGGGTGAACACGATTTGGGGAGTTTCAGACAATATAGCCCCTACTGCGCCTACAGGACTGACTGCAGGTACTGCCACAAGTTCCTCTGTTCTTTTAAACTGGACTGCTGCTACAGATAATATTGCAGTTGCAGGATATGACATTTATGTAAATGGCGTTTATCACTCCACCGTTTCAGGGACCTCAGCAACGGTTTCCGGACTTGCACCAACTACAACTTATACATTTTATGTAGTAGCAAAGGATCTGGCAGGTAATGTTTCGCCAGCGAGCAACTCTGTTACAGCTACGACCCCCGCAGGAACACCGGGCGGAAGCTGTGGCACCGAAACATTTGATGCGATGCCGGCCAACAGCAGCGGCTACGCAGTACGTACGTGGACATCTAATAATACGACCTGGACAGCCACGGACGCGAGAACAGACCAGACCATTAACGGCCGCGCCATTACAATCCGGAACGGTAATCTTACTTCTTCATCCGTTACTGGTGGTATTAAAAGTATTACCGTTACTACGCAGTTAAAGTTTGGTGGTTCCGCAGGGACTTTCAACCTTCGTATAAATGGAAATATAGTTGGTACTATTCCTTACAGCGGTACACCCGATACTTCCGTCACTACAACAGTGGATAATCTGAACATTACAGGAAATGCTGTAATAAGCATTACCGATAACAGTGCTGCTGGAAACCGTGTAGCCTTTGACGATCTTAGCTGGACGTGTTATACGCTGGGCACAAGTGAGACTACAACCGCCCCAACTCTGATCATTTATCCTAATCCTGTAATTAATGATGTATTGTTTGTAAGTGGTCCGGAATTGAAAAAAGTATTGAAAGCAGATATCTACAGTTTAGACGGCAGGTTAATTCAAACTATAGCAAGGCCGTTTTTATCTTCAGACAGAATTAAACTTAACAACCTGAAATCAGGTGTTTATGTTCTGAGTCTGGACAGTATATCTTTCAAATTCATCGTGAAATAA
- a CDS encoding ABC transporter permease, producing MSGTAFHIAKRYLIAKKGSTAVTFITWLAALAMMVAVAAMFIIISVFSGLEDLNREMISDLHADLTVKSRQGKVLKDVAKLQQIISGRNDVAGLSRAIEEKVYIDYGGKGDIAYLRGVDSAYISVNPVNKNIFYGSYPTFEFPNEVVMENQLGNRLSIPVGSQADFATVFMPKAGTGLINKEEDIFNKKEIYVTGVFSGNDQLNNYIIAPIALTQQLLNLPDGAAYQLLVKLRDGNQADGVRDELMKKVGKDYIITTKKEENAAFWKMINIEKLFIYFIFVLVIFITTFNLAGAIIILQLDKKEQARSLLSLGLPLRELRRTYFYTGMLIVITGIISGLIIGTIVCFIQLQTGFFKANAAIDLAFPVRILPVNYLIVASTAAVFGLLISWMFSKINRQHITKG from the coding sequence GTGTCCGGTACTGCTTTTCACATAGCCAAACGTTACCTTATTGCCAAAAAAGGCAGTACGGCGGTAACTTTTATTACCTGGCTGGCCGCACTGGCCATGATGGTGGCCGTAGCGGCAATGTTCATCATCATCTCCGTATTTTCGGGGCTTGAAGACCTGAATAGGGAAATGATTTCAGACCTTCATGCCGACCTGACTGTCAAAAGCCGCCAAGGCAAGGTTTTGAAGGACGTGGCGAAACTTCAGCAGATAATCTCCGGGAGAAATGATGTTGCAGGACTTTCCAGAGCAATTGAAGAAAAAGTTTACATCGATTACGGCGGAAAAGGGGACATTGCCTACCTGAGAGGTGTAGATTCGGCCTATATTTCCGTAAATCCCGTCAATAAAAATATATTTTACGGTTCCTATCCCACTTTTGAGTTTCCGAATGAAGTTGTAATGGAAAACCAGCTGGGCAACCGCCTGTCCATCCCTGTAGGCAGTCAGGCAGATTTCGCTACAGTCTTCATGCCGAAGGCGGGCACCGGCCTGATCAACAAAGAGGAGGATATATTTAACAAGAAAGAAATCTATGTAACGGGGGTTTTTTCCGGGAATGACCAGCTTAACAATTATATCATAGCTCCTATTGCACTGACCCAACAGCTCCTGAATCTGCCCGACGGCGCAGCATATCAACTCCTTGTTAAGCTCCGGGACGGTAACCAGGCCGATGGGGTACGCGACGAACTTATGAAGAAGGTAGGTAAAGATTATATAATCACGACCAAGAAAGAAGAGAATGCTGCTTTCTGGAAAATGATCAATATTGAAAAGCTATTTATCTACTTTATTTTTGTACTGGTTATATTTATCACCACTTTTAACCTGGCCGGCGCCATCATTATTCTGCAACTTGACAAAAAGGAGCAGGCACGATCCCTGCTGTCGCTGGGATTGCCATTGAGAGAACTGCGCAGAACTTATTTCTATACAGGCATGCTGATCGTAATAACCGGAATCATTTCCGGATTGATAATTGGAACTATAGTGTGCTTTATTCAGCTACAGACCGGTTTCTTTAAGGCGAATGCAGCAATTGACCTGGCTTTCCCGGTGCGTATCCTCCCGGTGAACTACCTCATTGTTGCCTCTACAGCAGCTGTTTTTGGACTGCTGATCTCGTGGATGTTTTCCAAAATCAACAGACAGCATATTACTAAAGGTTAA
- the rbfA gene encoding 30S ribosome-binding factor RbfA — protein MNESNRQRKVAQIIQEDFAELFRKQSSDSKETFMVSVSDVKVTPDLSIAKIYLSIFPQEFRKPIMHEIEVNKSQYRNFIGQKMGKQVRVIPQLNFYLDTSLDDVEKIEKELRGDGDNPTL, from the coding sequence ATGAACGAAAGTAACAGACAGCGAAAGGTAGCCCAGATCATACAGGAAGATTTTGCAGAGCTTTTCCGCAAACAGTCTTCAGACAGCAAAGAGACCTTCATGGTCAGTGTTTCTGATGTGAAAGTAACGCCAGACCTGAGCATTGCCAAAATATATCTAAGTATTTTCCCTCAGGAATTCCGTAAGCCTATCATGCACGAAATTGAGGTGAATAAATCCCAGTACCGTAATTTCATCGGCCAGAAAATGGGTAAACAGGTCCGTGTGATCCCTCAACTCAATTTTTACCTGGATACTTCCCTGGACGATGTTGAAAAGATAGAAAAGGAACTTCGGGGCGACGGCGACAATCCCACACTCTAA
- the mce gene encoding methylmalonyl-CoA epimerase, producing MKIEHLGIAVKSLETSDNLFARLLGKENYKQEAVQREGVTTSFYQVGDSKIELLEATNAESPIAKFLDKKGEGIHHIAFGVEDISYEVERLKKEGFIFISEEPKEGADNKLVVFLHPKSTNGVLVELCQEKPLK from the coding sequence ATGAAAATAGAACATTTAGGAATCGCCGTAAAATCGCTGGAAACATCCGATAACTTATTCGCCCGTCTTTTGGGAAAGGAAAATTACAAACAGGAAGCCGTACAAAGGGAAGGAGTTACAACTTCGTTTTATCAGGTGGGCGACAGTAAAATCGAACTTCTTGAAGCCACCAATGCCGAAAGCCCCATCGCTAAGTTCCTGGATAAGAAGGGCGAGGGAATCCATCATATTGCCTTTGGTGTAGAGGATATCAGCTACGAAGTAGAACGTTTAAAAAAAGAAGGTTTCATCTTTATTTCCGAGGAGCCTAAAGAAGGAGCCGATAATAAACTTGTTGTTTTTCTTCATCCCAAATCTACAAACGGAGTGCTGGTAGAATTATGTCAGGAAAAACCTTTAAAATAA
- a CDS encoding GIY-YIG nuclease family protein has protein sequence MKQYVCILYSEIADKFYIGETSDIENRLTKHNQHFYDCSFTKIAVDWELFYIIECRDISDARRLRSI, from the coding sequence GTGAAACAGTATGTCTGTATATTATATTCAGAGATAGCGGACAAATTTTATATTGGTGAGACTTCAGATATAGAAAACCGGTTGACAAAACATAATCAACATTTTTATGACTGCTCATTTACAAAAATTGCAGTGGATTGGGAACTCTTTTACATAATCGAATGTCGAGACATTTCGGATGCCAGAAGATTGAGAAGCATATAA
- a CDS encoding SRPBCC domain-containing protein, whose product MKLTARATLQIQKQHEEVFEAIVNPEHMTQYFISECSGRMETGKDIVWKFPEFNDKYPVTQVNVSSHDSVSFVWDQDTVVRIWLEAQADNSTVVRITEGEKVLNDENLKWTIGNTEGWANFLACLKAYLEYGVQLRTGAFDFMKSNS is encoded by the coding sequence ATGAAACTTACAGCCAGGGCGACACTACAGATCCAAAAACAGCATGAAGAGGTTTTCGAAGCCATAGTCAATCCTGAACACATGACTCAATATTTTATTTCAGAGTGCAGCGGCCGGATGGAAACCGGAAAGGATATAGTATGGAAGTTCCCTGAATTTAATGATAAGTATCCTGTTACACAGGTAAATGTTTCTTCTCACGATTCTGTTTCATTTGTCTGGGACCAGGATACTGTGGTTCGAATTTGGCTGGAAGCGCAGGCAGATAACAGTACCGTGGTCAGGATTACTGAAGGTGAGAAAGTCCTGAATGATGAGAACCTGAAATGGACTATTGGCAATACCGAAGGCTGGGCCAACTTCCTTGCCTGCTTGAAAGCTTATCTGGAGTATGGCGTGCAGCTTAGAACAGGAGCTTTTGATTTTATGAAAAGTAACAGTTAG
- a CDS encoding DUF421 domain-containing protein produces MNKTLTIDWRDVFLGTEDMSFLPEVAIRTVIMFLIIIAGLRFLGKRGVKQLSVFELVVIIGLGSAAGDPMFYRDVGILFSLLVFVLIIALYALLTYFLGKSKKFEDMVEGKPACLIEEGVFVLDNFKKENLGNDEFFAELRLRGVSHLGQVETAIEETSGGISVFFYTNEEIRYGLPIMLHSLKDPLKTIKTTGYYSCIFCAYTEKKTVGPAGECPTCGHGDWVPSSKKQRVT; encoded by the coding sequence ATGAACAAAACCTTAACGATTGACTGGCGTGATGTCTTTCTGGGAACCGAAGATATGTCTTTCCTGCCGGAAGTGGCCATACGTACCGTGATCATGTTTTTAATCATCATTGCTGGTCTGCGGTTTCTGGGCAAGAGAGGCGTGAAGCAGCTTTCGGTATTTGAGCTCGTGGTGATTATCGGTTTGGGATCGGCAGCCGGTGACCCGATGTTCTACAGAGATGTGGGCATCTTATTCTCACTTCTTGTTTTTGTCCTCATTATCGCACTTTACGCTTTGCTCACCTATTTTCTGGGGAAATCCAAAAAATTTGAAGATATGGTGGAAGGCAAACCGGCCTGCCTGATAGAAGAGGGTGTTTTCGTGCTGGATAATTTTAAAAAGGAAAATTTGGGCAACGACGAGTTCTTTGCCGAACTACGACTTCGCGGAGTATCACATTTGGGTCAGGTAGAGACCGCTATTGAAGAGACCTCAGGTGGAATCAGTGTATTTTTCTATACTAATGAGGAAATAAGATATGGACTGCCAATTATGCTGCATTCTTTAAAGGACCCTTTAAAAACTATTAAAACCACAGGCTACTATTCGTGCATTTTCTGTGCGTATACCGAGAAAAAAACAGTTGGTCCGGCCGGTGAATGTCCAACTTGCGGTCATGGTGACTGGGTGCCATCCAGTAAAAAACAGAGGGTGACGTAG
- a CDS encoding T9SS type A sorting domain-containing protein, which produces MNKLALIFTACCGFMYAQTTITKAFHDPLIGETANYVTVNGTVDNTATGSGVTFQNGSLTQGSATLTTYTAPSGTELTTFPGSTIKMNGLGNTVLYKQTATKLEITGLITPDATLNFSANNGTLITYPAAFGYNEVDQAQGTFSSSVASGLFKGTITNTADAQGTLVLGSQIYPNVVRLKSVQNLNLHQSNDVFFLLPIGTVTNTTYSYYDNVRKFPLLTYTNANISVPLLGINQTTTGAQALNEAFLSVASTETASALQVFPNPVTDMLHFKGDFSEYSEVHIYSTDGRLVKVSAIKSGMTDVSELPSGTFILEIKGKNTAPKTFKFIKK; this is translated from the coding sequence ATGAATAAATTAGCTCTTATTTTTACAGCTTGCTGTGGTTTTATGTATGCGCAAACCACCATTACGAAAGCATTTCACGATCCGCTCATTGGTGAAACTGCAAATTATGTAACCGTGAACGGAACGGTGGATAACACGGCCACAGGTTCGGGAGTCACATTTCAGAACGGAAGTCTCACTCAGGGCAGTGCTACCTTAACCACGTACACAGCGCCCAGCGGCACTGAGCTGACCACTTTTCCGGGATCTACCATAAAAATGAATGGACTTGGGAATACGGTGCTTTATAAACAAACTGCGACAAAACTGGAAATTACAGGTTTGATTACTCCTGATGCAACGCTTAACTTTTCAGCTAACAACGGAACATTAATCACTTATCCTGCAGCTTTCGGTTACAACGAAGTGGACCAGGCTCAGGGAACCTTCAGTTCCTCTGTGGCTTCCGGACTTTTTAAAGGAACGATTACAAATACGGCCGATGCTCAGGGCACCCTTGTACTGGGTTCGCAAATCTATCCCAATGTGGTACGGCTCAAATCTGTGCAGAATTTAAACCTGCATCAAAGTAATGACGTTTTCTTTCTGTTGCCCATCGGAACCGTAACCAATACTACATACTCTTATTATGACAATGTTCGCAAATTTCCACTTCTTACTTATACAAATGCCAATATAAGCGTTCCACTACTTGGAATAAACCAGACGACCACCGGTGCACAGGCATTAAATGAAGCCTTTTTGAGTGTGGCAAGTACGGAAACTGCCTCCGCTTTGCAGGTTTTCCCTAATCCCGTGACGGATATGCTCCATTTTAAAGGTGATTTTTCTGAATATTCAGAGGTGCACATCTACAGTACTGATGGCAGACTTGTAAAAGTTTCTGCAATAAAAAGCGGAATGACAGACGTGTCCGAACTTCCTTCAGGAACATTTATTCTTGAGATTAAAGGAAAAAATACAGCACCAAAAACTTTTAAATTCATCAAAAAATAA